In a genomic window of Pseudoliparis swirei isolate HS2019 ecotype Mariana Trench chromosome 20, NWPU_hadal_v1, whole genome shotgun sequence:
- the slc37a4a gene encoding glucose-6-phosphate exchanger SLC37A4a, translating into MATASYGYYRGTIFLAMFVGYTLYYFNRKTFSFVMPTLMQEIKLDKDDLGMITSSQSLAYAISKFISGVLSDQISARWLFSIGLCMVGGINVVFSWSSTVAVFSGLWFLNGLGQGLGWPPCGRVLRKWFEPSQFGTWWAILSCSMNLAGSLGPIIATVLAESYGWRAILFVSGMICVVASFFCLLLIKNEPRDVGLPNIEAAAKKSKGGSSSYESTLSEFLLSPYLWLLSVCYLVVFGVKTACTDWAQLFLIQDKGQSTLMGSSYMSALELGGLLGSLTAGYLSDKAVARQGKRLYGNPRHFILICMMAGMCVSMFLFRVTVTPDSSKVWILCLGATFGFSAYGPIALFGVIANESAPSNYCGTSHAIVALMANIGGFLSGLPFSTIAKHHGWEMAFWVSEITCGIATVGFFLLRNIPSKMGHVSKKAE; encoded by the exons ATGGCGACAGCAAGTTATGGATACTACCGAGGCACTATATTTCTGGCCATGTTTGTCGGCTACACGCTGTACTACTTCAACAGAAAGACGTTCTCCTTTGTGATGCCTACACTCATGCAAGAAATTAAGCTGGATAAGGATGACCTGG GCATGATCACCAGTAGTCAGTCTTTGGCCTACGCGATCAGTAAATTCATCAGTGGCGTGCTTTCGGACCAGATCAGCGCCCGCTGGCTCTTCTCCATTGGCCTGTGCATGGTGGGAGGCATCAACGTGgtcttctcctggtcctccaccGTCGCCGTCTTCTCTGGCCTGTGGTTTCTCAACGGCCTGGGGCAAGGCCTCGGCTGGCCTCCCTGCGGCAGGGTGCTGCGCAAG TGGTTCGAACCTTCTCAGTTCGGCACATGGTGGGCAATCCTCTCCTGCAGCATGAATCTGGCCGGCAGCTTGGGCCCCATCATTGCCACGGTGCTGGCCGAGAGTTACGGCTGGAGGGCGATCCTGTTCGTGTCCGGGATGATTTGCGTGGTGGCCTCCTTTTTCTGCCTGCTGCTCATCAAGAATGAGCCTCGGGATGTGGGCCTGCCCAACATCGAGGCAGCAGCCAAGAAGAGCAAAGGAG GATCCTCCAGTTATGAAAGCACCCTGTCCGAGTTCCTGCTGTCGCCCTACCTGTGGCTGCTGTCCGTGTGCTACCTGGTGGTGTTCGGGGTGAAGACCGCCTGCACCGACTGGGCCCAGCTATTTCTCATTCAGGACAAGGGCCAGTCTACACTTATGG GCAGCTCCTACATGAGTGCGCTGGAGCTCGGAGGCCTGTTGGGCAGTCTCACAGCAGGTTACCTTTCTGACAAGGCGGTGGCCAGA CAAGGCAAGAGACTCTATGGCAACCCTCGCCATTTCATCCTGATCTGCATGATGGCtggaatgtgtgtgtccatgttccTGTTCAGAGTCACAGTTACTCCTGACAGCTCCAAG GTGTGGATACTCTGCTTGGGCGCCACTTTCGGTTTCTCGGCTTATGGACCCATAGCGTTATTCGGAGTTATAGCCAATGAGAGCGCTCCGTCCAACTACTGCGGGACGTCACACGCCATTGTGGCCCTGATGGCTAACA TTGGTGGCTTCCTGTCTGGACTTCCATTCAGCACCATTGCCAAGCACCACGGCTGGGAAATGGCCTTCTGGGTATCGGAGATCACCTGTGGCATCGCCACGGTTGGATTCTTCTTACTGCGCAACATCCCCTCCAAGATGGGTCACGTGTCCAAGAAGGCCGAATAA
- the trappc4 gene encoding trafficking protein particle complex subunit 4, with protein MVIFSVYVVNKAGGLIYQYDNYVPRAEGEKTFSYPLDFVLKHHDEKVVVSFGQRDGIRVGHAVLSINGADVIGKNTADGKDTMEYLKDPANYPVSIRFGRARLSSNEKLMLASMFHSLFAIGSQLSPDVGSSGIEMLETDVFKLHCFQTLTGIKFIVLVDPRQSGIDALLRKIYEIYSDFALKNPFYSLEMPIRCELFDQHLKGALEIAEKAGNFGAGP; from the exons ATGGTGATCttcagtgtgtatgtggtgaACAAGGCTGGAGGTTTAATTTACCAATACGATAATTATGTCCCGCGAGCGGAGGGCGAGAAGACGTTCAGCTACCCTCTGGACTTTGTGCTCAAGCATCACGACGAAAAGGTCGTCGTGTCTTTCGGACAGCGGGACGGAATCCGAG TGGGCCACGCAGTGCTGTCCATCAATGGGGCCGATGTGATCGGCAAGAACACAGCAGATGGGAAGGACACCATGGAATATTTAAAGGATCCCGCAAACTATCCGGTGTCTATTCGCTTCGGGCGGGCACGCCTGAGCTCCAACGAGAAGCTGATGCTGGCATCCATGTTCCACTC GTTGTTTGCTATAGGTTCACAGCTGTCTCCTGACGTTGGCAGTTCAGGGATTGAGATGTTGGAAACGGATGTCTTCAAACTCCACTGCTTCCAGACTCTCACAG GGATAAAGTTTATCGTGTTGGTGGACCCTCGGCAATCTGGTATTGATGCGCTATTGAGGAAGATTTATGAGATCTATTCAGATTTTGCGCTCAAGAACCCGTTTTATTCTCTGGAAATGCCGATCAG GTGTGAACTCTTTGACCAGCATCTGAAAGGTGCACTGGAGATCGCAGAGAAAGCGGGGAACTTTGGAGCCGGACCTTGA
- the rps25 gene encoding 40S ribosomal protein S25, translating into MPPKQDKKKDAGKSKKDKDPVNKSGGKAKKKKWSKGKVRDKLNNLVLFDKATYEKLYKEVPNYKLITPAVVSERLKIRGSLARNALQELLSKGMIKLVSKHRAQLIYTRNTKGGDEEGAEKTAAEKAAEKPEKADKAEKAEKAEKAEKA; encoded by the exons ATG ccTCCCAAGCAGGATAAGAAGAAGGACGCTGGGAAGTCCAAAAAGGACAAGGACCCAGTCAACAAGTCCGGAGGAAAAGCCAAGAAGAAG AAGTGGTCCAAGGGAAAGGTTAGGGATAAGCTCAACAACCTGGTACTCTTCGACAAGGCAACCTACGAGAAGTTGTACAAAGAAGTCCCAAACTACAAGCTCATCACCCCAGCTGTTGTGTCTGAGAGGCTGAAGATCCGTGGCTCTCTGGCCAGGAACGCTCTCCAGGAGCTGCTTTCTAAAG GTATGATCAAACTGGTGTCCAAACACAGAGCACAGCTTATTTACACCCGTAACACCAAGGGTGGAGATGAGGAGGGAGCAGAgaaaacagcagcagagaaAGCAGCAGAGAAACCAGAGAAGGCCGACAAAGCAGAGAAAGCAGAGAAGGCCGAGAAGGCAGAAAAGGCATAA